In Streptomyces hawaiiensis, one genomic interval encodes:
- a CDS encoding GtrA family protein codes for MTTRAWRSPTLPCRRELIGFATVGLLAYAVDLALFTGLRGPAGLDPLTAKSLSFLAACTVAYAGNALGTYRTTRAPGLRPCAVFFAVNLAGAAVQLLCLAVSHYGLGLTSQRADTVSGAVIGMALATVLRFWGTRTWVFRAEGRVGSWTG; via the coding sequence GTGACCACGCGCGCGTGGCGGAGCCCCACGCTCCCGTGCCGCCGGGAGCTGATCGGCTTCGCCACCGTCGGTCTCCTCGCCTACGCCGTCGACCTCGCCCTGTTCACCGGCCTGCGCGGCCCCGCCGGACTCGACCCGCTCACCGCCAAGTCCCTGTCCTTCCTGGCCGCCTGCACGGTCGCCTACGCGGGCAACGCCCTCGGCACCTACCGGACCACGCGCGCACCGGGCCTGCGCCCCTGCGCCGTGTTCTTCGCGGTGAATCTCGCCGGAGCCGCCGTACAACTGCTCTGCCTGGCCGTCAGCCACTACGGCCTCGGCCTCACCTCGCAGCGCGCGGACACCGTCTCCGGGGCGGTCATCGGTATGGCGCTGGCCACAGTCCTGCGGTTCTGGGGTACCCGTACATGGGTGTTCCGGGCGGAGGGCAGAGTCGGATCATGGACTGGCTGA
- a CDS encoding YihY/virulence factor BrkB family protein — translation MDWLKKLPLIGPWAERLMITHAWRSYERLDRVNWTRLAAAMTFRSFVALFPLLTVSATIAAATLSTEQEEKLRDKLAEQVPGISDQLDIAGLVDNAGTIGLIAGALLFFTGVSWAGSMRECLRAVWELSDEEENPVLRYGKDAGVLIGLGGALLVTIAASAVASAMIGWITRGLGIDEGGWSGVLLHIAAFLIAVLANFLLLLYVLTLLPGVEPTRHRLFVAALTGAIGFELLKLLLSGYLQGVAAKSMYGAFGVPVALLLWINFTSKLVLFCASWTATQSKEDELPGVSPRRPGESGGAPDPAAASGG, via the coding sequence ATGGACTGGCTGAAAAAGCTCCCGTTGATCGGGCCGTGGGCGGAGCGGCTGATGATCACGCACGCGTGGCGGTCGTACGAGCGGCTGGACCGCGTGAACTGGACGCGGCTGGCCGCCGCGATGACCTTCAGGAGTTTCGTCGCGCTGTTCCCGCTGCTGACGGTGTCCGCCACCATCGCCGCCGCCACGCTCAGCACGGAGCAGGAGGAAAAGCTGCGGGACAAGCTCGCCGAGCAGGTCCCCGGCATCTCCGACCAGCTGGACATCGCCGGCCTGGTGGACAACGCCGGCACGATCGGACTCATCGCGGGCGCCCTGCTGTTCTTCACCGGCGTCAGCTGGGCCGGCTCGATGCGCGAGTGTCTGCGGGCGGTGTGGGAGCTGTCCGACGAGGAGGAGAACCCCGTTCTGCGCTACGGCAAGGACGCGGGTGTCCTGATCGGCCTCGGCGGCGCGCTCCTCGTCACCATCGCCGCCTCCGCCGTCGCCTCCGCGATGATCGGCTGGATCACCCGGGGACTCGGCATCGACGAGGGCGGCTGGAGCGGGGTCCTGCTGCACATCGCCGCGTTCCTGATCGCCGTCCTCGCCAACTTCCTGCTCCTGCTCTACGTCCTGACCCTGCTGCCCGGCGTCGAGCCGACGCGCCACCGCCTGTTCGTGGCGGCGCTGACCGGAGCGATCGGCTTCGAACTGCTGAAGCTGCTGCTCAGCGGCTATCTGCAGGGCGTGGCCGCGAAGAGCATGTACGGCGCGTTCGGGGTGCCCGTCGCACTGCTGCTGTGGATCAACTTCACCTCGAAGCTGGTGCTGTTCTGCGCCTCCTGGACGGCGACGCAGAGCAAGGAGGACGAACTCCCGGGCGTCAGTCCTCGTCGCCCGGGCGAGTCCGGCGGCGCACCAGATCCGGCAGCGGCCAGCGGCGGTTGA
- a CDS encoding D-alanyl-D-alanine carboxypeptidase family protein has translation MSAPKKTTGRSLLVTSAVLSSLALAAPAAVAAPSPSASPSGSPSATPPASMSTVGGARLGEPGTQVNLASGVPVLPKDVSARSWIVADAETGDVLAAHNAHWRLAPASTLKMLFADTLLPKFPRDAKHKVAPSDLAGIGSGSSMVGIKEEETYTVHDLWLGVFLRSGNDAVHVLSAMNKGVENTVKDMNEHAEELQALDTNVVSPDGYDAEGQVSSAYDLTLIARSGMQKKDFREYASTVSAKFPGKTKKGKKGKPVRESFEIQNTNRLLSGDSDVPVYQGIAGVKNGNTTNAGATFTGVAERGGKVLLVTVMNPEKPEHNEVYKETARLFDWGFKAAGKVQPVGELVPPKGAAQASAQPGANPSGEAGGSGDGGSGTAGTGSKPVASAPAADGSSGIGTALGITGGVLVLLAGGAFLVNRRWPLPDLVRRRTRPGDED, from the coding sequence GTGTCCGCTCCGAAGAAGACCACTGGGCGATCCCTGCTGGTCACCTCCGCCGTCCTGTCGTCCCTCGCCCTGGCCGCTCCCGCCGCCGTCGCCGCCCCCAGCCCCTCGGCAAGTCCTTCGGGCAGCCCGTCGGCCACTCCCCCCGCGTCGATGTCGACCGTGGGCGGCGCCCGGCTCGGCGAGCCGGGAACGCAGGTGAACCTGGCGAGCGGCGTACCGGTGCTGCCGAAGGACGTGAGCGCCCGCTCCTGGATCGTCGCCGACGCCGAGACCGGCGACGTGCTGGCCGCGCACAACGCGCACTGGCGCCTCGCCCCGGCGAGCACGCTGAAGATGCTGTTCGCGGACACGCTCCTGCCGAAGTTTCCGAGGGACGCCAAGCACAAGGTCGCCCCCTCCGACCTGGCGGGCATCGGCTCGGGCTCCAGCATGGTCGGCATAAAGGAGGAGGAGACGTACACGGTCCACGACCTGTGGCTGGGCGTCTTCCTGCGCTCCGGCAACGACGCCGTGCACGTGCTGTCCGCCATGAACAAGGGCGTCGAGAACACCGTCAAGGACATGAACGAGCACGCCGAGGAGCTCCAGGCCCTCGACACGAACGTCGTCAGCCCGGACGGCTACGACGCCGAGGGGCAGGTCTCCTCCGCGTACGACCTGACGCTGATCGCCCGCTCCGGGATGCAGAAGAAGGACTTCCGCGAGTACGCCTCGACGGTCAGCGCCAAGTTCCCCGGGAAGACGAAGAAGGGCAAGAAGGGCAAGCCGGTCCGCGAGTCCTTCGAGATCCAGAACACCAACCGGCTGCTGTCCGGCGACTCCGACGTGCCCGTCTACCAGGGCATCGCGGGCGTCAAGAACGGCAACACCACCAACGCGGGCGCCACCTTCACCGGCGTCGCCGAGCGGGGCGGCAAGGTGCTGCTGGTGACGGTGATGAACCCGGAGAAGCCCGAGCACAACGAGGTCTACAAGGAGACGGCCCGGCTGTTCGACTGGGGCTTCAAGGCGGCCGGGAAGGTGCAGCCGGTCGGCGAGCTGGTGCCGCCCAAGGGCGCCGCGCAGGCCAGTGCCCAGCCCGGCGCGAACCCCTCCGGCGAGGCCGGCGGCTCCGGGGACGGCGGCAGCGGCACGGCCGGGACCGGTTCGAAGCCGGTGGCCAGTGCCCCGGCCGCGGACGGCTCCAGCGGCATCGGGACCGCGCTCGGCATCACGGGCGGGGTGCTGGTGCTGCTCGCGGGCGGCGCGTTCCTGGTCAACCGCCGCTGGCCGCTGCCGGATCTGGTGCGCCGCCGGACTCGCCCGGGCGACGAGGACTGA
- a CDS encoding SCO4848 family membrane protein, with protein sequence MKLSRPVSWFLLAFGVWSWVIWITFVKNLVADGSGLAFDDGRPTAYFWVHLLLAVVSFVLGTAVGAIGLRGLRALRRTS encoded by the coding sequence GTGAAGCTCAGCCGCCCCGTCTCCTGGTTCCTGCTCGCCTTCGGGGTGTGGAGCTGGGTCATCTGGATCACTTTCGTCAAGAACCTGGTCGCGGACGGCAGCGGGCTCGCCTTCGACGACGGTCGTCCCACGGCCTACTTCTGGGTGCACCTGCTGCTCGCCGTCGTTTCCTTCGTATTGGGGACGGCTGTCGGGGCCATCGGGTTGCGTGGTCTGCGCGCACTGCGCCGGACGTCATAG
- a CDS encoding metallophosphoesterase translates to MVIVFVLVAVLVLAVVVTANWYVWRRLFRDTTRGPGLTRRAGAVLIAGGWALAIGALVAERSGAPFWLQQVLAWPGFLWLALSIYLLLAVVAGEVIRPLLHRFLEHRARRTNGAPRPGPAPTTGEPAATSRPGAAAATVPGSPVGRTPATDPQRNGSGTAAPTATRPADNTGTTPAPATASQSGGAGGATAAAATAAAPQPASDAPQAPAAPPQPDHGAGALTAAPSAPQANGGGVTHAPAPASQPAPSRSTTGSATAPGPQADPAPGAPEGSPRSAAGPTGPSRRLFVSRVVAGAAAAAAVGTVGYGTYGVLRGPKVKRVTVPLAKLPRAAHGYRIAVVSDVHLGPVLGRGFAQKVVDTINSTQPDLIAVVGDLVDGSVKDLGPAAAPLAQLRARHGSYFVTGNHEYFSGAGQWVEEVRRLGLNPLENARREMPYFDLAGVNDVAGEDEGQGPDFAKALGDRDTARACVLLAHQPVQIHDAVEHGVDLQLSGHTHGGQLWPGNLIAAGANPTVAGLDRYGDTQLYVSRGAGAWGPPTRVGAPSDITLIELASKQA, encoded by the coding sequence GTGGTCATCGTTTTCGTACTCGTCGCAGTGCTGGTCCTGGCCGTCGTCGTGACGGCCAACTGGTACGTGTGGCGTCGCCTGTTCCGCGACACGACCCGCGGCCCGGGCCTCACCCGCCGCGCGGGCGCGGTCCTGATCGCCGGCGGCTGGGCCCTGGCGATCGGGGCCCTGGTCGCCGAACGCTCGGGCGCCCCCTTCTGGCTCCAGCAGGTCCTCGCGTGGCCGGGCTTCCTGTGGCTGGCCCTGTCGATATACCTGCTGCTGGCGGTGGTGGCCGGGGAGGTCATCCGACCACTCCTGCACCGCTTCCTCGAACACCGCGCGAGACGCACGAACGGGGCCCCGCGACCCGGCCCGGCGCCGACCACCGGGGAGCCGGCTGCGACCTCCAGGCCCGGCGCCGCCGCAGCCACGGTACCCGGCTCACCCGTGGGCCGTACTCCCGCGACCGACCCCCAGAGGAACGGCAGCGGCACCGCGGCCCCGACGGCCACGCGGCCGGCGGACAACACCGGCACGACCCCCGCGCCCGCGACCGCCTCGCAGTCGGGCGGCGCCGGTGGGGCGACTGCAGCCGCCGCGACGGCGGCAGCCCCACAGCCGGCCAGCGACGCGCCCCAGGCACCCGCGGCCCCGCCCCAGCCCGACCACGGCGCAGGTGCGCTCACGGCCGCGCCCTCCGCGCCGCAGGCGAACGGCGGCGGCGTGACCCACGCACCCGCACCCGCCTCGCAGCCCGCCCCCAGCCGTAGCACGACCGGCTCCGCGACCGCCCCCGGCCCGCAGGCCGACCCCGCGCCAGGCGCCCCCGAGGGCTCCCCGCGGTCCGCCGCCGGCCCCACCGGGCCCTCTCGCCGTCTCTTCGTCTCACGGGTCGTCGCCGGGGCCGCCGCGGCCGCTGCCGTGGGGACCGTCGGGTACGGGACGTACGGTGTGCTGCGCGGGCCGAAGGTCAAGCGGGTCACCGTGCCGCTGGCCAAGCTGCCGCGGGCCGCGCACGGGTATCGGATCGCCGTGGTCAGTGACGTGCACCTCGGCCCGGTCCTGGGACGCGGCTTCGCGCAGAAGGTCGTCGACACGATCAACTCCACCCAGCCCGACCTGATCGCGGTCGTCGGCGACCTGGTCGACGGCAGTGTGAAGGACCTCGGCCCCGCAGCGGCCCCGCTCGCCCAGCTGAGGGCCCGTCACGGGTCCTACTTCGTCACCGGCAACCACGAGTACTTCTCCGGCGCCGGACAGTGGGTCGAGGAGGTCCGCCGCCTGGGCCTGAACCCCCTGGAGAACGCGCGCAGGGAGATGCCGTACTTCGACCTCGCCGGCGTCAACGACGTCGCGGGCGAGGACGAGGGCCAGGGCCCCGACTTCGCGAAGGCGCTCGGCGACCGGGACACCGCACGCGCATGCGTGCTGCTCGCCCACCAGCCGGTCCAGATCCACGACGCCGTCGAGCACGGCGTCGACCTCCAGCTCTCCGGCCACACCCACGGCGGCCAGCTCTGGCCCGGCAACCTCATCGCCGCCGGCGCCAACCCCACCGTCGCGGGCCTGGACCGGTACGGCGACACCCAGCTCTACGTCTCGCGCGGCGCCGGCGCCTGGGGCCCGCCCACCCGCGTGGGCGCACCGTCGGACATCACCCTGATCGAGCTCGCGTCGAAGCAGGCCTGA